The following coding sequences are from one Pseudarthrobacter sp. ATCC 49987 window:
- a CDS encoding acyl-CoA dehydrogenase family protein: MTVDTEQQTRLYGVCDYFDAESLLTADERRVLGRLRTFLDEKARPLLADYWERGEFPDELAQPLIGLDLMEPAELTGAPGAERTPARGIYQGFRIFELARTDASLATFYTAQAGLFRTAIRVGASAEQQAEWMPKVIDFSLKGVFSLTEPESGSDIAGGLSTTARREGDVWILDGAKRWIGGAATADVLAVFARDVADGQVKAFLVEREAPGVTLEKIHGKTALRMMQNAHITLEGVRVPESMRLHNVNSFRDVAAMLRAMRSDVAWIATGIAAGAFEAALRYVTERRQFGRTLGSFQLVQEKLARMLGNVTSALSLVVRLTEQQSKGIYRDQDSALAKMQTSLLMRETVALAREVVGGNGITLETDVARFHADAEAVYSYEGTHEINALIVGRALTGESAFTR, encoded by the coding sequence ATGACTGTCGATACCGAACAACAAACCCGGCTGTACGGCGTCTGCGACTATTTCGACGCCGAGTCCCTGCTCACCGCGGACGAACGACGTGTTCTCGGACGCCTGCGGACCTTCCTCGACGAGAAGGCCCGGCCGCTGCTGGCGGACTATTGGGAACGCGGCGAATTCCCGGACGAGCTGGCGCAGCCGCTGATCGGACTGGACCTGATGGAACCGGCAGAACTGACCGGCGCCCCGGGTGCAGAGCGAACGCCGGCCCGGGGAATCTACCAGGGCTTCCGGATCTTCGAGCTCGCCCGCACCGACGCCTCGCTCGCCACCTTCTACACGGCCCAGGCCGGGCTCTTCCGGACCGCGATCCGGGTCGGTGCCTCCGCCGAACAGCAGGCCGAATGGATGCCGAAGGTCATCGACTTCTCGCTCAAGGGGGTTTTCTCGCTGACCGAGCCGGAGTCCGGTTCCGACATCGCCGGCGGGCTCTCCACCACCGCCCGCCGTGAGGGCGACGTCTGGATCCTCGACGGCGCCAAGCGCTGGATCGGCGGCGCCGCTACCGCGGACGTCCTGGCCGTGTTTGCCCGCGACGTGGCCGACGGCCAGGTCAAGGCGTTCCTTGTCGAGCGGGAAGCCCCCGGCGTGACGCTGGAGAAGATCCACGGCAAGACCGCCTTGCGGATGATGCAGAACGCCCACATCACCCTCGAGGGCGTCCGCGTGCCCGAATCGATGCGCCTGCACAACGTGAACTCCTTCCGGGACGTCGCGGCAATGCTGCGCGCGATGCGCTCGGACGTTGCCTGGATCGCCACGGGCATCGCGGCCGGTGCATTCGAGGCGGCACTGCGCTACGTCACGGAACGCCGGCAGTTCGGCCGCACGCTCGGATCCTTCCAGCTGGTCCAGGAAAAACTGGCCCGGATGCTCGGAAACGTCACCTCGGCGCTGTCCCTCGTGGTGCGGCTCACCGAACAGCAATCCAAAGGCATCTACCGGGACCAGGACTCCGCCCTGGCCAAAATGCAGACATCCCTGCTGATGCGCGAAACCGTGGCCCTGGCCCGCGAAGTGGTCGGCGGCAACGGCATCACCCTCGAAACCGACGTCGCACGCTTCCACGCCGACGCCGAGGCCGTCTACTCCTACGAAGGCACCCACGAAATCAACGCCCTCATCGTCGGCCGGGCCCTGACCGGCGAAAGCGCCTTCACCCGCTGA
- a CDS encoding MaoC family dehydratase, whose amino-acid sequence MPNLVVDFDKLLTLAGTDLGVSEYREITQEQINKFADATGDDQWIHVDPERAKDGPFGAPIAHGFFTLSLIIPFWGELFDVDGVTAKVNYGLDKVRFTSPVKVGARIRMRATISEVTEVKGGAQIKVANTIEIEGQERPAVVAEFLARFYK is encoded by the coding sequence ATGCCCAATCTCGTCGTCGATTTCGACAAACTGCTCACTCTCGCCGGCACCGATCTCGGGGTCAGCGAGTACCGCGAAATCACCCAGGAACAGATCAACAAGTTCGCCGACGCCACCGGTGACGACCAGTGGATCCACGTTGACCCGGAACGCGCCAAGGACGGCCCGTTCGGCGCCCCAATCGCCCACGGCTTTTTCACCCTCTCGCTCATCATCCCTTTCTGGGGCGAGCTGTTCGACGTCGACGGCGTCACCGCGAAGGTCAACTACGGACTGGACAAGGTCCGCTTCACGTCCCCGGTCAAGGTGGGCGCGCGGATCCGGATGCGGGCCACCATCAGCGAAGTGACCGAGGTCAAGGGCGGCGCCCAGATCAAGGTCGCCAACACCATCGAGATCGAAGGCCAGGAGCGCCCCGCAGTCGTCGCGGAATTCCTCGCCCGCTTCTACAAGTAA